Genomic DNA from bacterium:
AAATTACGTGAGTCACTCCAGACTGCATAGACATTCTGGGCTACATCAACTGCTAATGTTGGGAAATACTGGTTTCCGCATAAGCCATCATCATCAATAACACATATATTCTTACTAAATGAGGTGCCACCATCATCACTATACGCAAAATAGGGACGCATCAATCGCTGCGTCTCAGTGTACTCACGCCTATCTTCCCATATACAATATGGGTTACCATATAAATCAACAGTTATATTAGGAGTCGAGTTAAGCCACGCTGAAAGAGGTGGCTCAGTGACGCATAAATTTGTGCCAAATGAAGAACCACCATCTGTACTCTTTGCATAGTATATGTCAGCACTCTGTAGATCAGGTGTATTACGAAGGTCAGTCCACACTATATGGATAACATCATTATTATCTACTGCTAAACCTAAAAAAGTACGGAGTAAATAATCGCTATCGTTTACCTGTACATCGGTCCCAAATGTTACACCAGCATCAGTGCTTTTGTCAAAATATATACAATCAAATGATGCATTCCAGGCAACAAATACATTGTTGCCATGAGCATCAATGCTGGGAGCCCATGATCCTATACCGTCAAAGGAATCGTTAATTTTTATGTCATTTCCAAAAGTCTCACCACCATCTACACTCCTGTCAAAATAAATATCAGGATAATGAGACGAGTTTCGCATATCAGCCCATACTAAATAAACATTTCCACCACTCACTGCTATACCTACAGGGCTACCATCATGACAGCAGGTGTCGGTTACACATAATTCAGTACTAAAATTTAACCCACCATCAGTACTCTTTGCAAAATATACATTAAACTGACAAGGTGCGCCCATATACCTGCTCCAAGCTACATAAATTATGCCAAAAGAGTCTACTCTTATTGAAGGGGAAAGTTGGCTATATTTACTATAATGATTCACTTTAACATTTGGCAAAAATGTCTCACCACCATCTACACTTTTGGCAAAATATATGTCACCCCAACGTTCGCTGGGATAGTCGCGACAGTCTGACCACACAATATAGATTGTATCACCCAATACTGCAATAGCATGACCGGCAGGTGTTGTCTCATGGTTTACTACACTACCAAAGTCATCATTCACACGGATATTGGGACCAAAAATGTAGTCACCAGCAGTATTCGTAGTCCTTTGTGTTGACAAGTACTCTGCCTGTACATAAGCTGAATAGAGGGCATATGGACTCACAATATACTTCCCAGAAGACAGCCCCTGTTCTATTATAAATGTGCCAGCATACTCTATATCTATATTTGTAAGAATAACTAAAATAAAAAATGATTTAAACATATTGATTTCTATTTTATCACCACTCACCTCCTTTGTCAAGTGAGGCTGTTTAGCATTCGTAATCCCTTGCAAATAAAGAGACTACAGATGCTAAAATTTTTAAATCACCTCCCACTTTTTGCTTGCCTCCTCTCTTTTCTGTGGTATAATCCCAGTAGAAAGGAGGTGAAATGAAATTTAAAACAAATAACCAACTCTCTTTTGCCCTGCTCCAAACCATTCAAAAGCTTAAATCCAGCGACACATTGAAAATTGTGTTTGACTCCATAGACTGGTCTTTTATCCCGCTCACAAGTCAAGATGGAAAGACGAAACTTTCTATCGCATTATGCGAATTCTTATAGCTCAGCTTGTTACAATATCCCAGCTACTGGCTCAGATTTAATTACAATGGGTGATAGCTTTATCTGCCCTGCTACTTATTTGAGACTCAGAAAAGATGGTACAGAGCCAAAGAGGAGCAAACGCTAGAAACTTCTTTGTACACATAAAAATTGTCCATTCGCTAATAAGTGCAAACCTCTTAAGGGACATGGAAGAACATTCTATATTTATCCAACTCATGGAGAAAGACAATGTGGTGATATTCCACGAGATTCTAAGGAGTGGAAACTCTTTTATAATCTCAGGACAAGTGTAGAGAGATGTTTTTCAGAACTCAATGGTCAGCATTTACTTGAAGATCCAAAGGTACGAGGAATTGTAGGAATATCAATTCATACATTTTTAAGCATAATAGCACTAATTATCAAACGAATCAAGGACTTCATTTTCAAAAGTAAATTACGAATAGGGCTCTCAATGGCTTAAGTAAAGTGAACGACAATTACGGAAGTTTGGTTCAGATAGGAGTACATACTTTTACTCAATCCAGCACATAATTTATGTGCTGTGTAGTTCTTTCACATATTTGAATTTCAAAGAGCGAAGTTTTTATCCACTTGAAGTGGATTTAAAATTTCACCTCACAGAACTTTTACCAGAAAAACTGCTTATTTCTAAACACCCTCATTACTATAACTATTTCATCAATACTATCTTCTTAGTTATTACTTTATCATCAGCCTCAAGTCGTAAGAAGTATACACCACCAGATATTCCATCAGCATCTCCGAAGGATCCTGCAGATAAGTTAATAGAATAATAATCGGCTTTCTCAGACCCATCAACAAGCGTCTTCACCAATCTGCCTGAAATATCGTAAACCTTAAGAGATACTTTGGCTTCAGTCGGTAACTGGTAACTGATAACTGTAGATATGCTAAATGGATTAGGATAAACTTCAAGTTTTGGGATTTGAGGTTTGAGATTTGAGCTTTGATTCTCCTCTGTCCCTATAGATGGCATAGTATTCAAATATACTCTGTCTGGTGCATTATACACTCCAACCACTAAATCAAGCCTTTTAGAATATTGATAATAAACATACACTTTAGCACCAGGTGGTATTGGGCCATCAGTGTGAGTCCACCATAGCCAACCTGCTACTGGGTCAAAAATAAAATCCTCATAAGCGGGATGCATCAACACACCCTCTACTAACGAAGAGTCTACTGAATGCGCTGGATAATGCTTAAGATAAAATAGACGCATAGCTCCATCTCCTGTTAAAGTATCAATACAAGATACAACTCCATCCCTATTAATGTCACCCCAAGCTACACTCCAAAACCTTTGGCTTGACGTCTTTGCCCATCCCTGTGTCAGTATTCCATTACTATTCTCAAACACTTGGACTGCTCCCCCCTTTTTATCATTACTTGCAATTGCAAAATCTAAGCAGCCATTTGTATCTACATCACCCCAGCATCCGTTAGTCCATACATTACTATCGGCAATAGAAACCGTCTGCGAGTATCCATGCTTAATAGTATTACTACTATCCAGATGCAGCCAACCAATAAGGTTATCACAAATCAATAAGTCAACTCGATTGTTGCCATCGCAATGCGCAAAAGCTACTGCATTAGCATTTCCAATAGTTGCACTACTCCAGCTGGGCAGGTCCTCCAATGAAGCTCCGGTATTAAAGTGAATCATAGCCGGTGTAGGTGGAGTTTCCATACCCATAGCGACAGCTAAATCAAGCAACCCATCATCATTCGCATCCCCTATAGAACCACACATATTATGCCTATCAGTCGCAGCTTCCCAAGAAGGGGTAGTAGGTAAAGTAGTTCCAGTTCCATAATACACTTCATTCTTACCAGTAAACATCCCCCCGATAGAGGTAGCTACAAGGTCAACTTTGAAGTCACCATTTATATCAGCAAAACCTAACCACCACCTGAATTCATTTTGAGTAGAAGCCCACATTGGTGAAG
This window encodes:
- a CDS encoding T9SS type A sorting domain-containing protein, whose amino-acid sequence is MSNRIVFVCFVLLFLGSLTQVGIASIPLPDNPDWESSLSSPTQSIALGDVNLDGYLDLAVAVATSKAQVYLNINGTLESSPSWQSDEALGGHGITWVDIDRDGDWDLAVAHGSNLSTGPIKLYKNNYKETGGTSLLSTSPMWASTQNEFRWWLGFADINGDFKVDLVATSIGGMFTGKNEVYYGTGTTLPTTPSWEAATDRHNMCGSIGDANDDGLLDLAVAMGMETPPTPAMIHFNTGASLEDLPSWSSATIGNANAVAFAHCDGNNRVDLLICDNLIGWLHLDSSNTIKHGYSQTVSIADSNVWTNGCWGDVDTNGCLDFAIASNDKKGGAVQVFENSNGILTQGWAKTSSQRFWSVAWGDINRDGVVSCIDTLTGDGAMRLFYLKHYPAHSVDSSLVEGVLMHPAYEDFIFDPVAGWLWWTHTDGPIPPGAKVYVYYQYSKRLDLVVGVYNAPDRVYLNTMPSIGTEENQSSNLKPQIPKLEVYPNPFSISTVISYQLPTEAKVSLKVYDISGRLVKTLVDGSEKADYYSINLSAGSFGDADGISGGVYFLRLEADDKVITKKIVLMK
- a CDS encoding sialidase family protein; translation: MFKSFFILVILTNIDIEYAGTFIIEQGLSSGKYIVSPYALYSAYVQAEYLSTQRTTNTAGDYIFGPNIRVNDDFGSVVNHETTPAGHAIAVLGDTIYIVWSDCRDYPSERWGDIYFAKSVDGGETFLPNVKVNHYSKYSQLSPSIRVDSFGIIYVAWSRYMGAPCQFNVYFAKSTDGGLNFSTELCVTDTCCHDGSPVGIAVSGGNVYLVWADMRNSSHYPDIYFDRSVDGGETFGNDIKINDSFDGIGSWAPSIDAHGNNVFVAWNASFDCIYFDKSTDAGVTFGTDVQVNDSDYLLRTFLGLAVDNNDVIHIVWTDLRNTPDLQSADIYYAKSTDGGSSFGTNLCVTEPPLSAWLNSTPNITVDLYGNPYCIWEDRREYTETQRLMRPYFAYSDDGGTSFSKNICVIDDDGLCGNQYFPTLAVDVAQNVYAVWSDSRNFPIFTFNIYFAKGTLTGIEEDKSQIPNSNLRLDVYPNPFSRRTTIDIRL